In the Gossypium arboreum isolate Shixiya-1 chromosome 10, ASM2569848v2, whole genome shotgun sequence genome, one interval contains:
- the LOC128282036 gene encoding uncharacterized protein LOC128282036, with translation MRAKIRALELVQGNHKGQYANIYDYLLELRRSNPGTTTICKLDCRLFQRLYICLEACKSVAFAAVESENKQSWFWFLELLQRDLEIDNSYNICFMSDKQKIILEARDKPILTMLEIIRRKVITRLVSMREAAEKYPGPLCPRIQKKLFEIVSQFNNIWPVYAGNEKYEVDCGLGNKHVVDLLNSSFTSMNPETYVNTCYTVTTQLNIYSHLINPVKGPMQWEHVRDMEPILPPIIRRPLGRPKQTRRKEVGEERKSGPKLSKIGQQANCTKCGKPGHNTRTCKGIIGSNQMASQSSSLQISNQATSMDNTSSQPPLTQQSQPPLTQQSSNLTANFRAKLPFKRKFVL, from the exons ATGAGGGCTAAGATTAGGGCTCTAGAACTAGTTCAAGGGAATCACAAAGGCCAATATGCCAATATATACGATTATTTACTTGAGTTAAGGAGAAGCAACCCTGGTACAACAACCATCTGTAAATTAGACTGTAGGCTATTTCAGAGGCTTTATATATGCCTTGAAGCATGCAAGTCAG TGGCTTTTGCTGCAGTTGAGAGTGAAAACAAACAATCATGGTTTTGGTTCCTCGAGTTGTTACAGAGGGATTTGGAGATCGACAACTCCTACAATATATGCTTCATGTCTGACAAACAAAAG ATCATTTTAGAAGCTAGAGATAAACCTATCCTAACGATGTTGGAAATAATTAGAAGAAAAGTCATAACTAGGTTGGTTTCTATGAGAGAGGCTGCTGAGAAGTATCCTGGACCTTTATGTCCAAGGATACAGAAGAAGTTGTTTGAAATTGTTAGTCAGTTCAATAA TATATGGCCGGTATATGCTGGAAATGAGAAGTATGAGGTAGACTGTGGATTAGGCAACAAGCATGTGGTTGACCTCCTCAACTCCTCCT TTACTTCTATGAACCCTGAAACTTACGTCAATACATGTTATACTGTCACTACCCAGTTGAATATTTACAGCCACTTGATTAACCCTGTAAAAG GTCCTATGCAATGGGAACATGTGAGGGACATGGAACCCATTCTTCCTCCCATAATTAGAAGGCCCCTAGGAAGACCCAAACAAACAAGGAGGAAGGAAGTAGGTGAAGAAAGAAAGAGTGGACCAAAATTAAGCAAGATAGGACAGCAAGCTAACTGCACCAAATGTGGCAAACCGGGCCATAATACAAGGACTTGCAAAGGGATTATTGGGAGTAACCAAATGGCAAGCCAATCATCGAGCCTACAAATTTCGAACCAAGCCACTTCAATGGATAACACATCAAGCCAACCACCCTTAACCCAACAAAGCCAACCACCCTTAACCCAACAAAGCTCAAACCTTACAGCAAATTTTAGGGCCAAATTACCTTTCAAAAGGAAATTTGTTTTGTGA